From the Halobacterium zhouii genome, the window GGGTTCGAGGATGCGTGATGGTGGCCGGGGGCTGAGGGCGGTGACGGCCGCGAAAGAAGAGGCTTAAGTGGTTCCGAAGGATAAACCGCTGTATGTCGAACGGCAAGTATGCCGCACGCAAACTCAAGAAGGACCGTCAGAAGCGTCGATGGTCCGACTCTGAGTACGCGCGGCGAGAGCGGGGCCTGGGCGCGAAGTCCGACCCTCTCGAGGGCGCACCCCAGGGACGTGGCATCGTACTGGAGAAGATCGGTATCGAGGCGAAGCAGCCGAACTCCGCCATTCGGAAGTGCGTTCGGGTGCAGCTCATCAAGAACGGGAAGCAGGTCACGGCGTTCTGCCCCGGCAACGGCGCCATCTCGTTCATCGACGAGCACGACGAGGTCACCATCGCGGGCATCGGCGGTGCGAAGGGTCGCTCGATGGGGGACCTCGGTGGTGTCAACTACAAGGTCGAGAAGGTCAACGGCGTGAGCCTCATCGAACTGGTTCGCGGGAACGCAGAGAAACCGGTGCGATAACATGAGCGAGGACGAAGCCCCCGAACCCGAGGCGCCCGCCGGCAGCGAGGAGGAGAGCGTCGACGCGAAGCTCTTCGAGCGCTGGGACACGACGGACATCCAGTACCGCGACCCGAGTACGCGGCGCTATCTCTCCGTGACGCCGGTCGCGCACACGATGGGTCGTCACGCGAGCAAGCAGTTCCAGAAGAGCGAGATCAGCATCGTCGAGCGACTCACCAACCGGCTGATGAAGACCGGTCAGAACGCGGGCAAGAAGCAGAAGGCCCTGCAGATCGTGCGAGACGCGTTCGACCAGGTCCACGAGCGAACGGACGAGAACCCGATTCAGATACTCGTTCGCGCCGTGGAGAACGCGGCGCCTCGCGAGGAGACGGTTCGACTGAAGTACGGCGGCATCTCGGTGCCGAAGGCGGTCGACGTTGCGCCCCAGCGCCGCGTCGACCAGGCGCTGAAGTTCATCGCGGACGGCGCGCACTCGTCGTCGTTCAAGTCGCCGACGGACGCGGCGGACGCGCTCGCGAACCAGCTCATCGGCGCGGCCGACTACGACGTGCAGACGTACGCGGTCGGGCAGAAGGAGGAGAAGGAACGCGTCGCGGCTGCAGCCCGCTGATATCTGCCGCTCTCTTCTCTCGTTCTCCACCTCACCAGCGGCAGTGCCGTCTCTCCCTCTCGTGTGGGTGCCGTCCGCCGTTCCGGCCGCTCGCACTCGGACCCTGTATTCGGGACACGAGGTGAAACGGCCGGTAGGGGCGGTGGATTCACTAGTCGAGTAGCAACTGTCGTTCGACGAGTACGAACCCGACGAAGATGACGAGGAAGCCAACGAGACTCGTGACTGTCAACTGATTGTTGAACAGGACTAGCCCGATCGGTGCAGCGACGATCGGTTGTAGATAGAAACTGAGACTCGTCCGAGCCGGGCCGATTCTGTCGATGAGTTCGAAGTGGATTCCGTACAGGACGGCCGTCGCGAATACACTCTCGATGAAGACGCCAGCGATGGCAGCGGACGTCCACGTGATCGTGGTCAGTGAGCGTCCGAAAACGACAGCGATGCCGTGGTTCACGACCGCAGCGAGAAGAACACCCCACGCGGTGAGTGCGGGCCGTGGCAGGGCTGGCTGTATTCGCTGGGTCGCCACGCTTCCGAGTGCGAAGACCGCGACGCTCCCGACCATCAGTCCGAATCCAATGACGCGGTCCGCGTGCATGCCTACTGGCGATGGATGCGCGACGACACCGACCCCGACGAATCCGAGGAGGATGCCGAGCGCGTCAACGAGATCGAGCGACGCTGTCGGCAACAGAACAACGGCGAATCCCGTAGTCAGTATCGGCATTAAACTGTAGGCAATCGCGCCGACAGCGCTGGTCACGTACTGCTGCCCGACGAGAAGCATCGCGTTCATGACACCGAGCGTGAACCCGCCGACGACCACCACCCCAAGCAGATCACGGCGAGTGCGAGGGAGCCAGTACTCCAAACTCCACACAGCGACTGCGACCAACGCCACGCCAGCAATGTCGAGACGGAGCGCTGCGAACACCAACGGCGGCACGTCCGGCATCCCGAGTTTCGCGCCGACGAAGACGAGCGCGCCACAAACGCTGTATAACCCGAACAAAACGAGGTTCTGATGCTGGCGCCTCACCGGGTCTGGCTTCCGCTCGCTGATTCAAAAATTCCGTGCTGCCTGACGTCGATTCGGTGACGGCAACTGTTCGGCGGTCGCGCCGGATGCCGTCGAATCTCCTCGTCCACGCAGTGATTCAGCGGTCCGTGCTCCGGGGCGAAACTCAGGAGACGACTGCGCTAACAGCCCCCGTCTACGGCGACAGCGCCGCGCCACGACAACCAGGGTCGGTGTCGGTCTGCAGCGGACCTGAAGTCAGTCGGCAGCGGGCCCGCTCGTGGTTTCCTGTGCGTCGACGTACGTGCGGATGGTGTCGACGAGGCCGCGCCGGCATTCGCTCTCGTCGGGGTCGGCGGCCAGGGACGCGAACAGGTCCCGGAACGTCTCCAGGTCGATCTCGGGGGCGTCCTCGCCGGCGGCGTACGCGAGATCGTAGATGCGGTGGTCGTCGGGGATGGCGTCGTGTCGCTCCAGCAGCGCGACCGCGAACGCCGCGTTCACGGCCGTCATCGTCGGGTCAGCGCCGGCGGTGAGACGGTGGCCAGAACGCGCGCCGGCGACCGGCTGGTCGGCGAGCGCGGCGGCGAGTTCGGACTCCAGGAACGACACGAGTTTGTGGGTCGGGCCGACCGCGAGGGTGATGTCGTCGGCGTAGATGTCCTTGACGTGGTTCGCGATCTGGTAGCAGTGCGTGAGGACGCGCCGCTCGACGCGCCGCCCGGTGAGCGCGAGGTAGAGTACTTCGTCCATCGAGAGGACGTGACTCGGGTGTGACTGCTCGTGGCGGCGCATGTGTGCGAACTCGTGGAGTGCGAGTTCGCGCGCCATCGCGCTGGTCGCGGCCTGCTGGGAGATGTTCAGGACGTGGTGGTCCTCGAAGTGGCCTGCCCACGTCCGCTCGTCGGGGTTCTCGCGGATGCGGACGCGCACGGGCAACTCGAGGTCGTGTGCGGTTTCGAAGAGGTCGCGGGCGCCGAGAAACGGGCCGGCGGGACCCGCGCCCGTCACGCGCAAATCCATGCAGTTGTTTCTCACGCCACGAGCGTTGAAGGCGCTTTTGGTGTGGGTAACGTTGGCACATTCTCGGGCGAGTGAACGCCCGGATTCGTGGCGTACGGGCGTGCTCCGGCGTGCCGTGCCTCCGGCAAAACACTACCCTTTTGAACCCGCTGGCAGTAGCAATGGCCAATGGGACGACGAAAGAAGATTGTCGAACAGTGCGAACGGCTGATGGACAATCCGGAACAGATCCGGAACATCGCCATCGCCGCGCACGTCGACCACGGGAAGACCACGCTCACTGACAACCTCCTCGCGGGTGCCGGCATGATCTCCGACGACACCGCCGGCGAACAGCTCGCGATGGACACCGAGGAGGACGAGCAGGAGCGCGGTATCACCATCGACGCCGCGAACGTCTCGATGACCCACGAGTACGAGGACACCGACCACCTCATCAACCTCATCGACACGCCGGGCCACGTCGACTTCGGCGGGGACGTCACCCGCGCGATGCGAGCGGTCGACGGCGCGCTGGTCGTCGTCGACGCCGTCGAGGGCGCGATGCCCCAGACGGAGACGGTCGTCCGGCAGGCGCTCCGCGAGGGCGTCAAGCCCGCGCTGTTCATCAACAAGGTCGACCGCCTCATCTCCGAACTGCAGGAAGGCCCCGAGGAGATGCAGAAGCGACTGCTCTCGGTCATCAACGAGGTCAACGAGCTCATCCGCGGAATGACCGAGGAGATGGACGACATCGACGACTGGACGGTCTCCGTCGAGGACGGCACCGTCGGATTCGGCTCCGCGCTCTACAAGTGGGGCGTCTCCATGCCGTCGATGCAGCGCACGGGCATGGACTTCGGCGACATCATGGAACTCGAGCGCAACGACAAGCGCCAGGAGCTCCACGAGCGCACGCCACTGTCGGACGTCGTTCTCGACATGGTGTGTGAGCACTTCCCGAACCCGGTCGACGCTCAGCCTCGCCGTATTCCGCGCATCTGGCGCGGCGACGCCGACTCCGAACTCGCCGACACGATGCGTCTCGTCGACGAGGACGGCGATGTCGTGCTGATGGTCACCGACATCGGCATCGACCCGCACGCCGGCGAAATCGCCGCGGGACGTGTCTTCTCTGGCACCATCGAGAAGGGCCAGAACCTCTACGTCTCCGGCACCGCGGGCACGAACCGCGTGCAGAGCGTCGGTATCTACATGGGTGGCGAGCGCGAGGAGGTCGACAGCGTTCCCGCCGGCAACATCGCCGCCGTGACCGGTCTGAAGGACGCCATCGCTGGCTCCACGGTCTCCAGCGTCGAGATGACGCCGTTCGAGTCCATCGACCACATCTCCGAGCCCGTCATCACGAAGTCCATCGAAGCGAAGAACATGGACGACCTGCCGAAGCTCATCGAGACGCTCCGACAAGTCTCCAAGGAGGACCCCACCATCTCAATCGAGATCAACGAGGACACCGGCGAACACCTCATCTCCGGGCAGGGTGAACTCCACCTCGAAGTCCAGACACAGCGCATCGAGCGCAACCAGGGCATTCCGGTCACCACGGGTGAACCCATCGTCGTCTACCGCGAACAGCCCACGCAGTCCTCCCGCGAGGTCGAGGGCGTCTCCCCGAACCGCCACAACAAGTTCTACATCACCCTCGAACCCCTCAGCGAGGAGATTGTCGAACTGATCCAGCTCGGCGACGTCTCCATGGACATGCCCGAACAGGAGCGCCGCGAAGCGCTCCAGGAAGCCGGCATGGACAAGGACACCTCCCAGGAAGTCGAGAACATCCACGGCACGAACATCCTCATCGACGACACGAAGGGTATCCAGCACCTCAACGAGACGATGGAACTCGTCAACGAGGGTCTCGAAGAGGCGCTCGACGACGGTCCGCTCGCCGCCGAACCCGTGCAGGGCGCGCTGCTCCGTCTCCACGACGCGCGACTCCACGAGGACGCCATCCACCGCGGCCCCGCGCAGGTCATCCCCGCGGTCCGCGACGCCGTCCACCGCGCGCTCATCGACGCCGAAGTCCGCCTGCTCGAACCGATTCAGGACGTCCGCATCGACGTTCCGTCCGAGCACATGGGCGCTGCGTCCGGCGAAGTGCAGGGCCGCCGCGGCCGCGTCGACGACATGTACCAGGAAGGCGACCTCATGGTCGTCGAGGGCATCGCGCCCGTCGAGGAGATGATCGGCTTCTCCAGTGACATCCGCTCCGCGACTGAGGGTCGCGCGTCCTGGAACACCGAGAACGCCGGCTTCCGCGTCATGGCCGACAACCTCCAGCCCGAGATCATCAACGAGATCCGCGAGCGCAAGGGCATGAAACTCGAGCTCCCCGAGAGCATCGACTACTTCTAGAGCGTACCTTTTTACTGCGGAGGGTGCGCGGAGCGCACCCTTGCTTGCAAAAATCTACGCCGGGAGAGCTCAGCTCTCCCGAGCCCTCCGTCGCTTCGCTCCGGAGGACGCTAAAAACGTCCCGCGCTCGCCACGCTCGCCGTGAAACTCGCGCGGAGCGCGAGTATGCTGGTGTCTTCCGCACAACTACCGGCTGTGTAGGTTGCATAACGTGTGGTCGATTGGCGCCAAGTTTTGACCCAGCCGAAGGCTTATACTGGAGAGCGCCCCCACTTCGGGGCATGCACGCAGGCAGACGCGCTGCGCGTGGAATCGGCACGGAGCGACGGCACTCTCGCTCGACGCCGACAACACGCGCCGCGTCTCCTGTGAGGGCGCCGCGATGAGCAGCGACGACTGCGCGCACACGCTCCGCCTCGAACTCGTCGACGAACCCGGGGAGTTGCTGCGCGCACTCTCCCCCATCGCGGACCACGGCGGGAACCTGCGCTCGGTGTTCCACGAACGCGGGTCGCTCACGCCGCGCGGCCAAATCCCCGTCGAAGTCGACCTGACGTGTTCGCCCGCGCGCTTCGAGCGCATCGTCGCCGACATCCAGGACGCGGGCGTGCGAGTGGTGAGTGCCGACGCCGAACAGTACGGCGACGCGCTCACCGTGTTGCTGGTCGGCGACGACCTCGAAGCCCACGTCTCGGACGCGCTCGCTCGCCTCCAGTCGTGTGCGAGCGCGTCGGTCGAGGGTCTCACGCTCGCCGGCGAGGCGAACGCCGGGGGTGCGTCGAGCGCGCGACTCCGCCTCGCCGTCGAGACCGGCGGCGCCGAGAACGCACTCGACACCGTGCGCGAGGTAGCAGCGGAGGCGGACCTCCGCGTCGTCGAACCGCTGGTGAGCGAGGCGTGAAGCTCTGCGTTCTCGGTGCGGGCGCGGTCGGCGCGTCCGTCGCGCGACTCGCCAGCGAACACGGGTACAGTGTGACTGCGCTCGCGGACTCCACGCGCGCTGTCGTGGATGAGGCTGGCGTCGACGTCGCGACGGCACTCGATCGAAAACACGACGCTGGGGCTGTCGGGAGTGCCGACCCGGCGGACGTGCTCGCTGCCGACTACGACGTCCTCGTGGACGCGACGCCTACCACGCTCGGGGACGCCCAACCTGGCTTCGAGCACGTCCGCGCGGCGCTCGAGCGCGACCGGCACGTCGTGCTCGCGAACAAGGGGCCGGTCGCGGAGCGCTACGACGACGTGCGCGCCCTCGAACGTGAGAGCGCGGGCGAGGTCCGCTTCGAGGCGACGGTGGGCGGCGCCGTTCCCGTGCTCTCGACCATCGAGGGTGTCGGTGCGAAGCGCGTGACCGCGGTACGCGGCGTACTCAACGGCACCGCGAACTTCCTGCTCACGCGGATGGCCGCCGACGGCCTCGACTACGAGCACGTGCTCGCGGAAGCCCAGGATCTCGGCGTCGCGGAAGCAGACCCGGCGTTCGACGTGGAGGGCACGGACGCCGCGCTGAAATGCGCGATTCTCGCCAACGTCGTCCACGGCGGCGGCCACTCGCTCGCGGACGTCGACGTCGAGGGGATCACCGACGTTCCCGTGAGCGCGCTCGAACTCGCCGCCGAGGACGGCCGGCCGGTTCGCCTCGTCGGCGAGGTGACCGAGCACGGCGCGCGCGTCGGCCCGCGACTCGTCCCGGAAGACGACGCGCTCGCGGTGTCGGGGACGACGAACGCCGTCCAACTGGAGACCACGCACGCTGGCCGACTCACGCTCTCCGGGCCGGGGGCTGGCGGCCCCGAGACGGCGACCGCCGTGCTCGCGGACGTCGACCGGTTGGAGTGACTCGAGTTGCGGGAACTCGACGCCACATCGTGCGATACGTTCCCACAAACCGCTGGACGGGAGCGGGTTGCCGCTGAGTGCGTACCGAAATGGTTTTAATGCGAACTGACGAATAACTCCCACAGAGCGCGCCTTTAGCGCGATATCCCACCATGAGCGACAAACCGCACCAGAACTTGGCCGTCATCGGCCACGTCGACCACGGCAAGAGCACGATGGTCGGGCGTCTCCTCTACGAGACGGGGAGCGTTCCCGAGCACGTCATCGAACAGCACAAGGAAGAGGCAGAGGAGAAGGGCAAGGGCGGCTTCGAGTTCGCCTACGTCATGGACAACCTCGCCGAAGAGCGTGAGCGTGGTGTCACCATCGACATCGCCCACCAGGAGTTCGACACCGACGAGTACTACTTCACTATCGTCGACTGTCCGGGCCACCGCGACTTCGTGAAGAACATGATCACGGGCGCGTCCCAGGCGGACAACGCCGTTCTCGTCGTCGCCGCAGACGACGGTGTGGCGCCCCAGACCCGCGAGCACGTGTTCCTCTCGCGAACACTCGGCATCGACGAGCTCATCGTCGCTGTCAACAAGATGGACGTCGTCGACTACGACGAGGGCGAGTACGACTCCGTCGTCTCCGACGTGAAGGACCTGTTCGGTCAGGTCGGCTTCAACACGGACGACGCGTCGTTCGTTCCGACGTCCGCGTTCGAGGGCGACAACGTCTCCGAGTCCTCGGAGAACACGCCCTGGTACGACGGCGAGACGCTCCTCGAATCGCTCAACAGCCTGCCGGAGCCGTCCCCGCCGACGGACGCGCCGCTGCGCCTCCCGATTCAGGACGTCTACACCATCTCCGGTATCGGTACCGTCCCCGTCGGACGTATCGAGACTGGTACGATGAACATGGGCGACAACGTCAGCTTCCAGCCGTCTGACGTCGGTGGCGAGGTCAAGACCATCGAGATGCACCACGAGGAAGTGGACAAGGCAGAGCCCGGCGACAACGTCGGCTTCAACGTCCGCGGCATCGGCAAGGACGACATCCGTCGCGGTGACGTCTGTGGTCCTGCCGACGACCCGCCGAGCGTCGCCGAGACGTTCCAGGCGCAGATCGTCGTGATGCAGCACCCGAGCGTCATCACCGCCGGCTACACGCCGGTCTTCCACGCCCACACGGCGCAGGTCGCGTGTACCATCGAATCCATCGACAAGAAGATGGACCCGTCCAGCGGCGAGACCCAGGAAGAGGACCCGGACTTCATCCAGTCCGGCGACTCCGCGGTCGTCACGGTGCGCCCGCAGAAGCCCCTCAGCCTCGAGCCGGCCTCCGAGATTCCGGAGCTCGGCTCCTTCGCGGTGCGTGACATGGGTCAGACCATCGCCGCCGGGAAGGTCATCGACGTCAACGAAGCCTAATCCATGCAGCAGGCACGCGTTCGTCTCTCCGGCGTCG encodes:
- a CDS encoding 30S ribosomal protein S12 yields the protein MSNGKYAARKLKKDRQKRRWSDSEYARRERGLGAKSDPLEGAPQGRGIVLEKIGIEAKQPNSAIRKCVRVQLIKNGKQVTAFCPGNGAISFIDEHDEVTIAGIGGAKGRSMGDLGGVNYKVEKVNGVSLIELVRGNAEKPVR
- a CDS encoding 30S ribosomal protein S7, whose protein sequence is MSEDEAPEPEAPAGSEEESVDAKLFERWDTTDIQYRDPSTRRYLSVTPVAHTMGRHASKQFQKSEISIVERLTNRLMKTGQNAGKKQKALQIVRDAFDQVHERTDENPIQILVRAVENAAPREETVRLKYGGISVPKAVDVAPQRRVDQALKFIADGAHSSSFKSPTDAADALANQLIGAADYDVQTYAVGQKEEKERVAAAAR
- a CDS encoding DMT family transporter, giving the protein MRRQHQNLVLFGLYSVCGALVFVGAKLGMPDVPPLVFAALRLDIAGVALVAVAVWSLEYWLPRTRRDLLGVVVVGGFTLGVMNAMLLVGQQYVTSAVGAIAYSLMPILTTGFAVVLLPTASLDLVDALGILLGFVGVGVVAHPSPVGMHADRVIGFGLMVGSVAVFALGSVATQRIQPALPRPALTAWGVLLAAVVNHGIAVVFGRSLTTITWTSAAIAGVFIESVFATAVLYGIHFELIDRIGPARTSLSFYLQPIVAAPIGLVLFNNQLTVTSLVGFLVIFVGFVLVERQLLLD
- a CDS encoding DUF5781 family protein; this encodes MDLRVTGAGPAGPFLGARDLFETAHDLELPVRVRIRENPDERTWAGHFEDHHVLNISQQAATSAMARELALHEFAHMRRHEQSHPSHVLSMDEVLYLALTGRRVERRVLTHCYQIANHVKDIYADDITLAVGPTHKLVSFLESELAAALADQPVAGARSGHRLTAGADPTMTAVNAAFAVALLERHDAIPDDHRIYDLAYAAGEDAPEIDLETFRDLFASLAADPDESECRRGLVDTIRTYVDAQETTSGPAAD
- a CDS encoding elongation factor EF-2 — protein: MGRRKKIVEQCERLMDNPEQIRNIAIAAHVDHGKTTLTDNLLAGAGMISDDTAGEQLAMDTEEDEQERGITIDAANVSMTHEYEDTDHLINLIDTPGHVDFGGDVTRAMRAVDGALVVVDAVEGAMPQTETVVRQALREGVKPALFINKVDRLISELQEGPEEMQKRLLSVINEVNELIRGMTEEMDDIDDWTVSVEDGTVGFGSALYKWGVSMPSMQRTGMDFGDIMELERNDKRQELHERTPLSDVVLDMVCEHFPNPVDAQPRRIPRIWRGDADSELADTMRLVDEDGDVVLMVTDIGIDPHAGEIAAGRVFSGTIEKGQNLYVSGTAGTNRVQSVGIYMGGEREEVDSVPAGNIAAVTGLKDAIAGSTVSSVEMTPFESIDHISEPVITKSIEAKNMDDLPKLIETLRQVSKEDPTISIEINEDTGEHLISGQGELHLEVQTQRIERNQGIPVTTGEPIVVYREQPTQSSREVEGVSPNRHNKFYITLEPLSEEIVELIQLGDVSMDMPEQERREALQEAGMDKDTSQEVENIHGTNILIDDTKGIQHLNETMELVNEGLEEALDDGPLAAEPVQGALLRLHDARLHEDAIHRGPAQVIPAVRDAVHRALIDAEVRLLEPIQDVRIDVPSEHMGAASGEVQGRRGRVDDMYQEGDLMVVEGIAPVEEMIGFSSDIRSATEGRASWNTENAGFRVMADNLQPEIINEIRERKGMKLELPESIDYF
- a CDS encoding amino acid-binding protein — its product is MSSDDCAHTLRLELVDEPGELLRALSPIADHGGNLRSVFHERGSLTPRGQIPVEVDLTCSPARFERIVADIQDAGVRVVSADAEQYGDALTVLLVGDDLEAHVSDALARLQSCASASVEGLTLAGEANAGGASSARLRLAVETGGAENALDTVREVAAEADLRVVEPLVSEA
- a CDS encoding homoserine dehydrogenase; its protein translation is MKLCVLGAGAVGASVARLASEHGYSVTALADSTRAVVDEAGVDVATALDRKHDAGAVGSADPADVLAADYDVLVDATPTTLGDAQPGFEHVRAALERDRHVVLANKGPVAERYDDVRALERESAGEVRFEATVGGAVPVLSTIEGVGAKRVTAVRGVLNGTANFLLTRMAADGLDYEHVLAEAQDLGVAEADPAFDVEGTDAALKCAILANVVHGGGHSLADVDVEGITDVPVSALELAAEDGRPVRLVGEVTEHGARVGPRLVPEDDALAVSGTTNAVQLETTHAGRLTLSGPGAGGPETATAVLADVDRLE
- the tuf gene encoding translation elongation factor EF-1 subunit alpha; this encodes MSDKPHQNLAVIGHVDHGKSTMVGRLLYETGSVPEHVIEQHKEEAEEKGKGGFEFAYVMDNLAEERERGVTIDIAHQEFDTDEYYFTIVDCPGHRDFVKNMITGASQADNAVLVVAADDGVAPQTREHVFLSRTLGIDELIVAVNKMDVVDYDEGEYDSVVSDVKDLFGQVGFNTDDASFVPTSAFEGDNVSESSENTPWYDGETLLESLNSLPEPSPPTDAPLRLPIQDVYTISGIGTVPVGRIETGTMNMGDNVSFQPSDVGGEVKTIEMHHEEVDKAEPGDNVGFNVRGIGKDDIRRGDVCGPADDPPSVAETFQAQIVVMQHPSVITAGYTPVFHAHTAQVACTIESIDKKMDPSSGETQEEDPDFIQSGDSAVVTVRPQKPLSLEPASEIPELGSFAVRDMGQTIAAGKVIDVNEA